From Novosphingobium resinovorum, the proteins below share one genomic window:
- a CDS encoding PepSY-associated TM helix domain-containing protein, with amino-acid sequence MDAVSTATIPAGPRTERWYRAVWRWHFYAGLFCLPFVLWLSVTGGLYLFKPQIEAVIYAPYRNVASGPSLAPEAIAASAVAAVPGSVLHKYVLPESPRDAVQILVGRGAGDVRVWVDPQTGAVLHQVPEEDRLMRVVFRLHGELLAGNLGSALVETAACWTLVMLLTGLFLWWPRGGARLAGLLYPRLRRGRALFWRDIHAVTGLWISLGALFLIVSGLPWANAWGDYFRQVRVVTGTASGRQDWSAGSTTESARRAREDAAMRAMISEHAEHHGQMTMGSMAHMAPPPAALNAVITRATSLHFAAPVEVSPPTAPGTPWQVRSQAENRPRRDSAEIASDGRVVGVERFADRHWIDRAVGYGVAIHEGAWAGLANQLLNLAVLAGLVLLCVSSAVLWWRRRPGGGLGAPQSLAPLHHSWALVLLVLALAAAMPLFGLSLGLAAITEAVLGRIAPRLHLWMGWRKKAASG; translated from the coding sequence ATGGACGCTGTGAGCACCGCGACGATCCCTGCCGGGCCGCGCACCGAACGCTGGTATCGTGCGGTCTGGCGCTGGCATTTCTACGCGGGGCTGTTCTGCCTGCCTTTCGTGCTCTGGCTTTCGGTGACGGGCGGCCTCTACTTGTTCAAGCCGCAGATCGAAGCCGTGATCTACGCACCTTACCGCAATGTCGCCTCCGGACCGTCGCTGGCGCCCGAGGCGATCGCCGCCAGCGCCGTCGCGGCGGTGCCGGGTTCGGTGCTGCACAAGTACGTCCTGCCCGAAAGCCCGCGTGATGCGGTGCAAATCCTCGTCGGCAGGGGCGCCGGAGACGTGCGCGTCTGGGTCGATCCCCAGACCGGCGCGGTGCTTCATCAGGTGCCCGAGGAGGACCGCCTCATGCGGGTCGTCTTTCGCCTCCACGGCGAATTGCTGGCCGGGAACCTGGGCTCCGCGCTGGTCGAGACGGCCGCGTGCTGGACGCTGGTGATGCTGCTGACCGGCCTGTTCCTGTGGTGGCCGCGCGGCGGGGCGAGGCTGGCTGGCCTGCTCTACCCGCGCCTGCGCCGGGGCCGCGCGCTGTTCTGGCGCGATATCCATGCCGTGACGGGCCTTTGGATATCGCTGGGCGCCCTGTTCCTGATCGTCTCCGGCCTGCCATGGGCGAATGCATGGGGCGACTATTTCCGGCAGGTCCGCGTGGTGACCGGCACAGCGTCGGGACGGCAGGATTGGTCCGCCGGCTCCACCACCGAAAGCGCCCGCCGCGCCCGCGAAGACGCCGCGATGCGCGCGATGATATCCGAACATGCCGAGCATCACGGCCAAATGACTATGGGCTCGATGGCGCACATGGCCCCGCCGCCCGCCGCCCTCAACGCGGTGATCACGAGGGCCACAAGTCTGCACTTCGCCGCTCCGGTCGAGGTCAGCCCGCCGACAGCGCCCGGCACCCCGTGGCAGGTCCGCAGCCAGGCCGAGAACCGCCCCCGCCGCGACAGCGCCGAGATCGCCTCCGACGGCCGCGTGGTCGGCGTGGAGCGCTTCGCCGACCGCCACTGGATCGACCGCGCGGTGGGCTACGGCGTGGCGATCCACGAGGGCGCCTGGGCCGGTCTCGCCAATCAGCTGCTCAACCTCGCGGTGCTGGCCGGGCTCGTCCTGCTGTGCGTATCGAGCGCGGTCCTGTGGTGGCGCCGCCGCCCCGGCGGGGGCCTCGGCGCCCCGCAGAGCCTTGCCCCGCTGCATCATTCATGGGCGCTGGTCCTGCTGGTACTGGCGTTGGCGGCAGCGATGCCGCTGTTCGGCCTGTCGCTGGGGCTGGCGGCGATTACGGAGGCGGTGCTCGGCCGCATCGCCCCGCGCCTGCACCTGTGGATGGGGTGGCGGAAAAAAGCTGCATCCGGATGA
- a CDS encoding alpha/beta hydrolase family esterase, producing the protein MADLFKTLSKAARLVRKGRPMSALIAMQDGLKPTAAPRTRLPKAPRRKQAKPAAARQPRPAPGTFGAHEFDCRHGAIHFRLYTPRGPKRRNRPLVVMLHGCSQTASDFATGTGMNELADELGCLVLYPQQSQRANLARCWNWHRPRNQARGEGEPALIAALTRHVLAIAAGNSERVFIAGISAGGSAAAIVGAAYPDLFIAVGVHSGVARGTIRTLPSALAAMRGDRRAGFTGRATRPLPTIVFHGDEDRVVHPSNAAGFLNTLERSQPGPLISRTYYGKSDKGRDFTRKVYRSSSGNTLLEDWTIHGSGHEWSGGSASASYTDPLGPNASREMMRFFLSQRRAN; encoded by the coding sequence ATGGCCGACCTGTTCAAGACACTCTCCAAGGCAGCACGCCTCGTCCGCAAGGGCCGCCCGATGTCGGCGCTGATCGCCATGCAGGACGGGCTCAAGCCGACGGCGGCGCCCAGAACCAGGTTGCCGAAGGCACCCCGGCGCAAGCAGGCAAAGCCCGCAGCGGCCCGGCAGCCGCGTCCGGCGCCCGGAACTTTCGGCGCGCACGAGTTCGATTGCCGGCACGGCGCGATTCACTTCCGGCTATATACGCCGCGCGGCCCGAAGCGCCGGAACCGCCCCCTCGTCGTCATGCTGCACGGTTGTTCGCAGACCGCATCCGACTTCGCGACCGGCACCGGCATGAACGAACTGGCCGACGAACTGGGTTGCCTCGTGCTCTATCCGCAGCAGTCGCAGCGGGCGAACCTGGCGCGGTGCTGGAACTGGCACCGTCCAAGGAACCAGGCGCGCGGCGAAGGAGAGCCGGCGCTGATCGCGGCCCTGACCCGCCATGTCCTCGCGATTGCCGCGGGCAATTCGGAACGGGTCTTCATCGCGGGCATTTCGGCGGGCGGCTCGGCCGCCGCGATCGTCGGGGCGGCCTATCCGGACCTGTTCATCGCGGTGGGCGTCCATTCCGGGGTCGCACGCGGCACGATCCGGACCTTGCCCTCGGCGCTCGCCGCCATGCGCGGGGACAGGCGGGCCGGATTCACCGGCAGGGCGACCCGCCCCCTGCCCACCATCGTCTTCCACGGCGACGAGGACCGCGTCGTCCATCCGTCCAATGCAGCGGGTTTCCTCAACACCCTGGAACGCTCGCAGCCCGGCCCGCTGATTTCGCGCACGTATTATGGAAAATCCGACAAGGGCCGGGATTTCACGCGCAAGGTCTATCGCTCGTCGAGCGGGAACACGCTGCTCGAGGACTGGACCATTCACGGAAGCGGCCATGAATGGTCGGGCGGCAGCGCCTCCGCATCCTACACCGATCCGCTGGGGCCGAACGCATCGCGGGAAATGATGCGCTTCTTCCTCTCGCAAAGGAGGGCGAATTGA
- a CDS encoding barstar family protein, producing the protein MTPEPPRNRDDGGTMAPRQFEIDGSTMTDIASFYAQMNRLLMDGESWALAESLDALNDVLYGGYGAIAGREPVRFVWKDIAATRAALGREATCAFLRERLKTRTMFNGSPIVDQLAALESGLGTTYFDVVMQVFADHPNIEIVPA; encoded by the coding sequence TTGACGCCGGAGCCGCCGCGAAACCGGGATGACGGCGGCACGATGGCGCCCAGGCAGTTCGAGATCGACGGCAGCACCATGACCGACATCGCCTCGTTCTATGCGCAGATGAACCGGCTGCTCATGGACGGAGAATCGTGGGCGCTGGCCGAAAGCCTCGATGCCCTGAACGACGTGCTCTACGGCGGCTACGGCGCCATCGCAGGGCGCGAGCCTGTCCGCTTCGTCTGGAAGGACATCGCCGCGACGCGCGCCGCGCTGGGCCGCGAGGCGACCTGCGCCTTCCTGCGCGAACGGCTGAAGACGAGAACGATGTTCAACGGCTCTCCCATCGTCGATCAACTGGCCGCGCTGGAAAGCGGCTTGGGCACCACTTACTTCGACGTCGTGATGCAGGTCTTCGCAGACCATCCCAATATAGAGATCGTGCCGGCATGA
- a CDS encoding CHAD domain-containing protein yields the protein MTPKPSRGMEMELKLELDAAGMDALGASELLAAAPGAVSQRAIYFDTPDQSLLRGALSLRIRREGDRRVQTVKASGATAGLFVRPEWEFEVADDQPVLDHTSPVRALIGTGTEAIAPVFAVENERRQWMDGGIEISLDDGRVIAGDRKTSFAEVELEHKSGDPAAIFALARKIDAVAPVQLGVMSKAERGYRLLGPALTATKAHRVALDESMTVASALQAIGFACLHHYRLNLPLVLDHRDASALHQARVAIRRLRSALTIHKSVFVDRTVPRLNTELRWLAAELGKARDIDVLLKRTGQSAIRTQLLEARAAAYDAVGIALQSARARGLMIDLVEWLSMGEWLRDDTNAEVAATPVPGFAARTLRKLRKKVKRQGHGLEALDDESRHELRKSAKKLRYATEFFAALYDRKRDRRGFKRFLSALEDLQDSLGDLNDLSAASETLRRLGITGGDADGRAGDPKAKAALLEQAAAHHDSLIGAKRFWT from the coding sequence ATGACCCCCAAGCCGTCCAGAGGCATGGAAATGGAACTGAAGCTGGAGCTGGATGCGGCGGGCATGGATGCCCTCGGCGCGTCGGAGCTGCTGGCTGCTGCGCCGGGCGCCGTGTCACAGCGCGCCATCTACTTCGACACGCCCGACCAGAGCCTGCTGCGCGGCGCGCTGTCGCTGCGCATCCGCCGGGAAGGCGACCGCCGGGTCCAGACGGTCAAGGCTTCCGGCGCCACCGCGGGCCTGTTCGTTCGGCCGGAATGGGAATTCGAAGTCGCGGACGACCAGCCCGTGCTCGATCATACCAGCCCGGTCCGCGCCCTGATCGGCACCGGCACCGAAGCGATCGCGCCTGTTTTCGCCGTCGAGAACGAACGCCGCCAGTGGATGGACGGCGGCATCGAGATTTCGCTCGACGACGGCCGCGTGATCGCCGGAGATCGCAAGACGTCGTTCGCAGAGGTCGAGCTGGAGCACAAGAGCGGCGATCCGGCCGCGATCTTCGCGCTTGCCCGGAAAATCGACGCGGTGGCTCCGGTCCAGCTTGGCGTGATGAGCAAGGCGGAACGCGGTTACCGGCTTCTCGGCCCCGCACTGACCGCCACCAAGGCGCACCGCGTGGCGCTGGACGAAAGCATGACGGTGGCCAGTGCGCTTCAGGCCATCGGCTTCGCCTGCCTGCACCACTATCGCCTCAACCTCCCGCTCGTGCTGGATCACCGGGATGCCTCAGCGCTCCATCAGGCCCGCGTGGCGATCCGGCGGCTGCGGTCCGCGCTCACCATCCACAAGAGCGTGTTCGTCGATCGTACCGTGCCGAGGCTGAACACGGAACTGCGCTGGCTGGCGGCCGAACTCGGGAAGGCACGCGACATCGACGTGCTGCTCAAGCGGACCGGGCAGAGTGCGATCAGGACGCAATTGCTGGAAGCCCGGGCCGCGGCCTACGACGCGGTGGGCATCGCCCTGCAATCGGCGCGGGCGCGAGGGCTCATGATCGATCTCGTAGAATGGCTGAGCATGGGCGAGTGGCTGCGCGATGACACCAACGCCGAGGTCGCGGCGACACCGGTGCCCGGCTTCGCGGCGAGGACCCTGCGCAAACTGCGCAAGAAGGTAAAGCGGCAGGGCCACGGACTTGAGGCGCTGGACGACGAGAGCCGCCACGAACTGCGCAAATCGGCCAAGAAGCTGCGCTACGCCACGGAGTTCTTCGCTGCATTGTACGACCGCAAACGCGATCGCCGGGGGTTCAAGCGCTTCCTGTCGGCCCTCGAAGACCTGCAGGACAGCCTCGGCGACCTCAACGACCTGTCCGCGGCGTCAGAAACGCTGCGGCGGCTCGGCATCACCGGCGGGGATGCGGATGGACGCGCGGGCGACCCGAAGGCAAAGGCAGCCCTGCTGGAGCAGGCCGCCGCCCATCATGACAGCCTGATCGGCGCCAAGCGGTTCTGGACGTAG
- a CDS encoding DUF1348 family protein, with protein sequence MESPRPPLPPFTLETAAEKVRLAEDGWNSRDPEKVALAYTPDSQWRNRGEFLNGRPAIIAFLTRKWQRELDYRLIKELWAFRDNRIAVRFAYEWHDDSGNWFRSYGNENWEFDETGLMQRRLACINDTPIAVEDRRFHWPLGRRPDAHTGLGDLGF encoded by the coding sequence ATGGAAAGTCCGCGCCCGCCTTTGCCGCCCTTCACGCTGGAGACGGCGGCCGAGAAGGTCCGCCTTGCCGAGGATGGCTGGAACAGCCGTGATCCCGAAAAGGTCGCGCTGGCTTATACGCCGGACAGCCAGTGGCGCAATCGCGGCGAATTCCTGAACGGCCGCCCCGCCATCATCGCGTTCCTGACGCGCAAGTGGCAGCGGGAGCTGGATTACCGGCTGATCAAGGAGCTGTGGGCCTTTCGGGACAACCGCATCGCCGTGCGCTTCGCATACGAATGGCATGACGACAGCGGCAACTGGTTCCGCTCGTATGGCAACGAGAACTGGGAATTCGACGAAACCGGGCTGATGCAAAGGCGCCTTGCCTGCATCAACGACACGCCGATCGCAGTGGAAGACCGGCGCTTTCACTGGCCCCTGGGCCGGCGTCCCGACGCACATACGGGTCTTGGCGATCTCGGATTTTAG
- a CDS encoding alpha/beta fold hydrolase, with the protein MTKQLILSLMLAGAAIAAPSGAMAATTQQITASSTAPATVHYRTATIEGVKMAYREAGPADGPVVLLLHGFPTSSHMFRNLIPSLADRYHVIAPDYPGFGESDAPDHKQFAYSFAHYADMVDALMGQIGAQRYAMYVMDYGAPVGYRLALKHPERVSGLIVQNGNAYDEGLGAFWDPIKTYWKSGSAKDRAAQAWLVTPKATKFQYTDGVRDVSRISPDNWVHDQALLDRPGNSEIQLDLFYDYRTNVPLYPQFQQFFRERKPPTIILWGKNDTIFPEPGAHPYLRDLPEAELHILDTGHFALEDKLDEMAPLIRDFLDRKVAPR; encoded by the coding sequence ATGACCAAGCAACTGATCCTGTCCCTGATGCTGGCGGGCGCGGCCATCGCCGCTCCTAGCGGTGCAATGGCGGCAACTACGCAGCAGATCACCGCGTCCAGCACGGCGCCGGCGACCGTTCACTACCGCACCGCGACCATCGAGGGCGTGAAGATGGCCTACCGCGAAGCCGGCCCGGCCGATGGCCCGGTGGTGCTGTTGCTGCACGGCTTTCCCACGTCCTCGCACATGTTCCGCAACCTGATCCCGTCGCTGGCGGATCGCTATCACGTGATCGCCCCTGACTATCCCGGCTTCGGCGAGAGCGATGCGCCCGATCACAAGCAGTTCGCTTACAGCTTCGCGCACTATGCCGACATGGTCGATGCGCTGATGGGCCAGATCGGTGCCCAGCGCTATGCGATGTACGTCATGGATTACGGCGCGCCCGTGGGCTACCGGCTGGCGCTCAAGCACCCCGAGCGGGTGAGCGGGCTGATCGTCCAGAACGGCAACGCCTATGACGAAGGGCTCGGCGCGTTCTGGGACCCGATCAAGACCTACTGGAAGAGCGGATCGGCCAAGGATCGCGCGGCGCAGGCCTGGCTGGTGACGCCGAAGGCGACCAAGTTCCAGTACACCGACGGCGTCCGTGACGTATCGCGGATCAGCCCGGACAACTGGGTCCACGACCAGGCGCTGCTCGACCGGCCGGGCAACAGCGAGATCCAGCTCGACCTGTTCTACGACTATCGCACCAATGTGCCGCTCTACCCGCAGTTCCAGCAGTTCTTCCGCGAGCGCAAGCCGCCGACGATCATCCTGTGGGGCAAGAACGACACGATCTTCCCCGAGCCCGGCGCGCACCCGTATCTGCGGGATCTGCCCGAGGCCGAACTCCACATCCTCGATACCGGGCATTTCGCGCTCGAGGACAAGCTGGACGAGATGGCGCCGCTGATCCGGGATTTCCTCGATCGCAAGGTCGCGCCGCGCTGA
- a CDS encoding LysR family transcriptional regulator, whose protein sequence is MRIFVRVAETASFAEAARQMHLSPPAVTRAISFLEDEIGVRLLARTTRSVKMTEAGQRYFDDCRRILADIAEAEASAAGSHGNPAGTLVVTAPVMFGQMHVLPVLLEYLDLYPRVTGRSLFLDRSVNIIEEGIDVAIRIGNLPPSGLTATRVGWVRRVICGAPSYFAEHGVPRSPADLAEHRVIMPTGAWVSPEWHFGPDSRTSVTVHPRLLCNTNQAAIAAAEQGWGITRVLSYQIDPALAQGRLQSVLDDHAESPMPIHVVHGEGRRATAKVRAFVDLAVETLRNNPLLQ, encoded by the coding sequence ATGAGGATTTTCGTCCGGGTGGCAGAGACCGCAAGCTTCGCCGAGGCGGCAAGGCAAATGCACCTGAGCCCGCCGGCCGTCACGCGCGCGATATCCTTTCTGGAAGACGAGATCGGCGTGCGGCTGCTTGCCCGCACCACCCGGTCGGTGAAGATGACCGAGGCCGGGCAACGCTATTTCGACGACTGCCGGCGCATCCTGGCCGATATCGCGGAGGCAGAGGCTTCGGCGGCGGGATCGCACGGCAACCCCGCCGGCACGCTCGTCGTCACCGCGCCGGTCATGTTCGGGCAGATGCACGTGCTTCCCGTCCTGCTGGAATATCTCGATCTCTACCCGCGCGTGACCGGCAGAAGCCTGTTCCTCGACCGCAGCGTGAACATCATCGAGGAAGGAATCGATGTGGCGATCAGGATCGGCAATCTGCCGCCGTCGGGCCTGACCGCCACGCGCGTGGGCTGGGTGCGCCGCGTAATCTGCGGCGCGCCGTCCTATTTTGCCGAGCACGGCGTGCCCCGATCCCCCGCCGATCTTGCCGAGCACCGCGTCATCATGCCGACCGGCGCCTGGGTTTCGCCCGAGTGGCATTTCGGCCCGGATTCGCGCACCAGCGTCACCGTTCACCCGCGCCTGCTGTGCAACACCAACCAGGCCGCCATAGCCGCAGCCGAACAGGGCTGGGGCATCACCCGCGTGCTGTCCTACCAGATCGATCCGGCACTGGCGCAGGGCCGTCTCCAGTCCGTGCTCGACGATCATGCGGAAAGCCCGATGCCGATACACGTGGTCCATGGCGAGGGCCGACGCGCGACCGCCAAAGTACGCGCGTTCGTCGATCTCGCCGTTGAAACGCTGCGAAACAATCCCCTTCTTCAATAG
- a CDS encoding GGDEF domain-containing protein, translating into MRHGSRIITAALPVLFLAGHAGSLLLAGSAGTSASFAWLIAAPVLAGLACLYRGWKDGFEGWLPAGAAMLCWAGGMTSTMFATLFLDIVREDRLSMLLYVLYGVPLIFALASPADEKWQVRLVDAALATALGYLYYIHVGKLISQSRTPFETVDALQLMFDIENLFIAAFATIRFLVRTRQRAPFFRAMTVYAVVYMLCAGYINHYQSATAYGGWSDLLVDLPFMVLAWHAVGEPYRQGLGAAGGARAPRIVRAGGPLLIPATLLTVSVLLVSYDPIIAISGCVAASLGYGLRTMLVQLRNFEEQDELARLSHVDALTGIANRRRFDEVLAREWARRRESPEPLALLMVDIDHFKQLNDQFGHAVGDQHLRTVAAVLSGCARRDSDLVARYGGEEFAAILTGIDPQDAGMIAERMRASVEALGLPSGTGEGVVTISIGVACTQALDTEVAVFVSAADTALYDAKHSGRNRVARRSAVRLRAVDTPPVSTTGGRAA; encoded by the coding sequence ATGCGGCACGGATCGAGGATCATCACTGCAGCACTTCCCGTCCTGTTCCTTGCAGGGCACGCCGGCTCGCTCCTGCTAGCCGGAAGCGCGGGCACGTCGGCCTCGTTCGCATGGCTGATCGCCGCTCCGGTCCTCGCGGGTCTGGCCTGCCTGTATCGCGGCTGGAAGGACGGTTTCGAGGGCTGGCTACCCGCAGGCGCGGCGATGCTGTGCTGGGCAGGCGGCATGACATCGACGATGTTCGCCACGCTGTTCCTCGACATCGTGCGCGAAGACCGGCTGAGCATGCTGCTATACGTGCTCTACGGCGTGCCGCTGATCTTCGCGCTGGCCAGCCCTGCGGACGAGAAGTGGCAGGTCCGCCTGGTCGATGCCGCGCTGGCGACGGCGCTGGGTTATCTCTACTACATCCACGTCGGCAAGCTGATCTCGCAGTCCCGCACCCCGTTCGAGACGGTCGATGCGCTGCAGCTGATGTTCGACATCGAGAACCTGTTCATCGCAGCTTTCGCGACGATCCGCTTCCTCGTGCGCACCCGGCAGCGGGCGCCGTTCTTCCGCGCGATGACGGTCTATGCCGTGGTCTACATGCTCTGCGCGGGCTACATCAATCACTACCAGTCCGCGACGGCGTACGGCGGCTGGTCCGACCTCCTCGTCGACCTGCCGTTCATGGTGCTTGCCTGGCATGCCGTCGGCGAGCCCTACCGGCAGGGACTGGGGGCAGCCGGAGGCGCACGCGCGCCCAGGATCGTGCGCGCCGGAGGGCCGCTGCTGATCCCCGCGACACTGCTGACCGTATCGGTGCTGCTGGTATCCTACGACCCGATAATCGCGATCAGCGGCTGCGTCGCGGCTTCGCTCGGCTATGGTCTGCGCACGATGCTGGTGCAACTGCGCAACTTCGAGGAGCAGGACGAACTCGCCCGCCTCTCGCACGTCGATGCGCTGACCGGCATCGCCAACCGCCGCCGCTTCGACGAGGTGCTGGCCCGCGAATGGGCACGGCGCCGGGAAAGCCCCGAGCCGCTGGCCCTGCTGATGGTGGACATCGACCATTTCAAGCAGCTCAACGACCAGTTCGGCCACGCTGTGGGCGACCAGCACTTGCGCACCGTGGCGGCCGTCCTGTCCGGCTGCGCGCGGCGTGACAGCGACCTCGTCGCGCGCTACGGCGGCGAGGAATTCGCCGCGATCCTCACCGGCATCGACCCGCAGGACGCCGGCATGATCGCCGAACGCATGCGGGCATCGGTGGAAGCGCTCGGCCTGCCATCCGGGACGGGCGAGGGCGTCGTCACGATCAGCATCGGCGTCGCCTGCACCCAGGCGCTCGACACCGAGGTCGCCGTATTCGTCTCCGCTGCCGATACGGCGCTCTATGACGCCAAGCACAGCGGTCGCAACCGCGTGGCCCGCCGTAGCGCCGTGCGCCTGCGCGCCGTCGATACGCCTCCGGTCTCCACCACCGGCGGCCGAGCGGCCTGA
- a CDS encoding enoyl-CoA hydratase-related protein, with protein sequence MDTQFCKVATDGRVMTITIDRPEMRNALHAEAHFELSGVFDRFEADPALWVAILTASGDKAFSAGADLRTPSNKDDPRAFRGMPVPETGFAGLTWRFARRKPVIAAVNGLALGGGFEAALACDVIVAAESAAFGLTEPRVGLAALGGGIQRIVQELGPKRAHAMLLTARRITAAQAHDWGLVAEVVPAEQLLECARRWAEEIAACSPAAIVATRAVIGSYYALGMEGSNREMFALPEVRAMLTGPDAREGGKALFEKRTPAWAEPQ encoded by the coding sequence ATGGACACGCAGTTCTGCAAGGTGGCGACGGACGGCCGCGTCATGACCATCACCATCGACCGCCCCGAGATGCGCAACGCCCTTCACGCCGAGGCGCATTTCGAACTGTCCGGGGTGTTCGACCGCTTCGAAGCCGACCCGGCACTCTGGGTCGCGATCCTGACGGCCTCGGGCGACAAGGCGTTCTCGGCGGGCGCGGACTTGCGCACGCCGTCGAACAAGGACGATCCGCGTGCCTTCAGGGGCATGCCGGTGCCCGAGACCGGCTTTGCGGGCCTGACCTGGCGCTTCGCCCGGCGCAAGCCGGTGATCGCGGCGGTCAACGGCCTGGCGCTGGGCGGCGGGTTCGAGGCGGCGCTGGCCTGCGACGTGATCGTCGCGGCCGAGAGCGCCGCCTTCGGTCTCACCGAACCCCGGGTGGGGCTGGCGGCGCTGGGCGGCGGCATCCAGCGCATCGTGCAGGAACTCGGCCCCAAGCGCGCCCACGCCATGCTGCTGACCGCAAGGCGCATCACCGCCGCACAGGCGCACGATTGGGGGTTGGTGGCCGAAGTCGTGCCCGCAGAGCAGCTGCTCGAGTGTGCCCGGCGCTGGGCGGAGGAGATCGCCGCCTGCTCGCCCGCGGCGATCGTCGCGACCAGGGCGGTGATCGGGTCCTATTATGCACTCGGCATGGAAGGTTCCAACCGCGAGATGTTCGCATTGCCCGAAGTCCGCGCCATGCTGACGGGGCCGGACGCGCGCGAAGGCGGCAAGGCCTTGTTCGAAAAGCGAACTCCGGCCTGGGCCGAGCCACAGTAA
- a CDS encoding secondary thiamine-phosphate synthase enzyme YjbQ yields MRQASTILSIDTPGRGFTEITRAMAEWLAQTGIEEGLLTLLCRHTSASLLIQENAAREVRVDIAAWLDRLAPEGAHYAHDDEGPDDMPAHLKATLTGVNLQIPVIDGRMALGTWQGIYLAEHRRRPHCREIAVHLMGE; encoded by the coding sequence ATGCGACAAGCCTCGACCATCCTTTCCATCGATACGCCGGGCCGCGGGTTCACCGAAATCACACGGGCGATGGCCGAGTGGCTGGCGCAGACCGGCATCGAGGAGGGTCTGTTGACGCTGCTGTGCCGCCACACCTCGGCCTCGCTGCTGATCCAGGAGAACGCCGCGCGCGAGGTGCGGGTGGACATCGCCGCTTGGCTCGACCGGCTGGCGCCCGAGGGTGCGCACTATGCCCATGACGACGAGGGGCCGGACGACATGCCTGCGCATCTCAAGGCGACGCTGACGGGCGTGAACCTGCAGATCCCGGTGATCGACGGACGCATGGCGCTGGGCACCTGGCAGGGCATCTATCTGGCCGAACACCGGCGCCGACCGCATTGCCGGGAGATCGCGGTGCATTTGATGGGGGAATAA
- a CDS encoding CDP-alcohol phosphatidyltransferase family protein, whose protein sequence is MQENRIAPPVRIQGNFLAIGERRLLNWLCARMPAWVKPDLLTALGMVGAVLIFAGYATSLLDEDWLWLCMPGYLLHWFGDSMDGSLARFRHIERPRYGYFLDHSCDGIATFLILLGIGVSPYVRLEVSLIAMVGYLLLCIHAFLAVRVLGELRLSYLNAGPTELRLILISLTFAMLILGDKQRDMEAMTVFDWFVGGVGVILIGVFVVQTARSVRRLALIDPAK, encoded by the coding sequence ATGCAGGAAAATCGTATTGCGCCCCCCGTCCGTATTCAGGGCAACTTCCTTGCCATCGGGGAGCGGCGGCTGCTCAACTGGCTCTGCGCACGCATGCCGGCCTGGGTGAAGCCCGACCTGCTGACGGCGCTGGGCATGGTCGGCGCGGTCCTGATCTTCGCCGGATACGCCACCAGCCTGCTCGACGAGGACTGGCTGTGGCTGTGCATGCCGGGTTACCTGCTGCACTGGTTTGGCGATTCGATGGACGGCAGCCTCGCCCGCTTTCGCCATATCGAGCGGCCCCGCTACGGCTATTTCCTCGACCACAGTTGCGACGGTATCGCGACTTTCCTGATCCTGCTCGGCATCGGCGTGAGCCCCTATGTGCGGCTGGAAGTCTCGCTGATCGCCATGGTCGGCTACCTGCTGCTGTGCATTCACGCCTTCCTGGCGGTGCGGGTGCTGGGCGAGTTGCGGCTGTCGTACCTCAACGCCGGGCCGACCGAACTGCGCCTGATCCTCATCTCCCTGACGTTCGCGATGCTGATCCTCGGCGACAAGCAGCGCGACATGGAGGCGATGACCGTTTTCGACTGGTTCGTCGGCGGCGTGGGCGTGATCCTGATCGGCGTGTTCGTGGTGCAGACCGCGCGGTCGGTCCGCAGGCTGGCGCTTATAGACCCGGCCAAATGA